The sequence below is a genomic window from Felis catus isolate Fca126 chromosome A2, F.catus_Fca126_mat1.0, whole genome shotgun sequence.
ggaagagcaCAACAGATGGGGAGCACAGACAGTgtaaaggccctggggcaggaaacaTCTGGTGAGAAAGAGCTAGAAGGCCTGCGGGGCCAGAGGAGAGTGCAGTGGGAAGATTGCCAGCTGCAGGGATAAGCCGGATCTTTCCTGAGGGTGATGGGAACCATGGAGGCTCCTAAGCAGGGAGGGACACGGCCAAGGTAGGTGGAGACTTTTCCGGTTTATTACTTCATTACTACCACGGGTCTTGCCTTTTGAGCTGCCAGGACCAGGCATATGCCAGCACAGCCCATCCGAGAGAGCAGGTGGGATGGGCCTCAGGGCCACCTGATGGGGATAAACCCTGGGGGTCTGGGGTAGGGAAAGGGGCTAATTTCAATTTCCGATAAACAATGAACAACTTTTTAGTATAAGTAGGTCCTGTGCAAAACTTAGGATACACTTAAAATTTAACCGCGAATCCGGTATTTATCTGGCAATTCTACCGTAGGACATTCAGAAGGAGCCACAGGGGACAAAATAACTCcgcgggcctcagtttccccgtctgacCCGGGAAAGTCGTTTTCAGGGGACACGGCGCCACCTGGCGGCCTCAggcgccggccccgcccctgaCTGCAGTCCCGTCGGTGCCCGGCAGGTGGGGCGCGCACCCCACCGAAGTTCCCGGCTCGACCCCCACAAAGGAGCCGCCAGCGCTAAGGGGCGGTCGCCCATGGGAACCCCATACCAGACCCCGGCCCAGCGTCTCCCCGATGCGGAATGGGTCAAGCGAGCCGCATCATGAACTTCCTGGGTCGCAGGCACTTTCGTCTCCTCGGTCTTGTCTATGAGAAACTATTAAACGTGATACTTTACTGTTTTTACAAAACCTAATATAATTTAGGCTGGATTCATTAATATACATCCGTTATTGgtacatttgcttttctcttactTTAAAAGTTGTTGAAATCGCATTTTCGTGGACCCCGGCTTGCAGGGCCAGGGCAACCCGGGAGCCAGGTGCAAGTGACGGAAAACAGGGTTGAGTCGTTTCCACGGGGCCCAGCACCCCTGTCCGggcttgtttgttttggaaatcaAGACGGTGAATTGTTCCCCTCCACCTCTGTATAGACAGACGCCAAAAATCCTGTGGGATGAGGGAGGGAACACACGAATTCactcaaccaacatttattgagcaactactatgtgccaggcacagcctCAGGCCTGGAAACCCTGCTTCAAGCAAGGAAGAGTGGGTCAAGTGAATACCGGACGTATCAAAAACAGAAGCACCTGGATGAAGACAAAACAGGGTGACATGATGGGGTCACGCCTGACCCTGAGAGGTCAGGGAGGGACCCTCTGAGGAGCAGAGGCTCCAGTGTGAAGCAGGAGAGGGCACGGGCCATGGGGTGACCTGGAAAGGGGACGCCACACAGAAGGActggccagtgcaaaggcccagatGTGGGAACATGTTTGAGGAGGAAAAACATGGGGAGGTGGACTGTTTGGGATctgggtgaattttttttaaaactattttttcaatcttttttgtacatttatgtatttttgagagacagagagagacagagcatgagcggggcaggggcagagagagagggagacacagaatccgaagcaggctccaggctctaagctgtcagcacagagcccgacgtggggctcgaactcacaaaggcGAGACCATGACCCGGAGCCAAAGTTgatgtttcaccaactgagccaccgaggcaccctccCCCGCCTTTCTTTTTTGATCTGGGTGAATTTTTAAGAGGGtgcttcccccaccctcccccacccctgagtGGGGAGCTGGCTACTTtttccccgggggggggggggggggaggtgtccCAAACCCGCAGGGGCCTTGCAACATGGTCTGGACAGGAAACCTTATAGGACTTGGGTCTCTGTACCCATTTCCCAGCTTGCAAAACAGAGACCAAAGAAGGGTCAGCACCAACTGGAAATCACATAGCAGGACCAGGAGGACCGAGGTGGAACCAGGGCCTGCTGCCCACTCCCAGTGGAGCCAGCAAGTCTGCGAATCAAttcccagctccctccctgggcTAAAAATAGGATGGCCTCACTGGAGGCAGCTGGGAATCCTGCAGCCCCTCACCCTCTAGGACTGGGCACCTCTGGGGAAGTCGCTATGTATGGACAACTTTCCCCAgggaaatgggggaagggcagcacccccccccaccccgcccttgaGAGTACCCCGCCGTGCCCCTCCTTTTGAGCAGAAGGAAATGGAACCCTCAAAACGAGTATACGAGGAATGAATTAACGTGGActcatttgggggtgcctgggtggctcagcctttGAACgtccggactcttgattttggctcaagttgtgGTCCTACACGCTGCGGAGGCCAAgggatccagccctgcgttgggctccccactgagcgtggagcctgcttaagattctctttctctccctctgcccctctgtgtaCACGTGCGCTCCCTCtctaaaaagaaaggataaaaaacaaacaaaacatgggcTCCTTTTACAAGGGAAGACGGAGGCAGAGAGGCTCACGAATCTCacctgggtggggcagggagtgCCTTCTGATGTCCTTGGCTCTAGGATGGGGAAGAGGCTTTCCTGCACTTGGGAGAAGTGgctcctggtgggggggggggtgcctggacCCTTATGGTGGCTGTCCTCCCACCTGGGAGCTCACCTGGGTCTCTCCAAGCTTCCCCTCTTTGGGCAgatgtctctgcccctcccactggaGGGGGGTGTGGACGAGCAGGCAGCTGGGACTGGGTGTTTAATAGCCTAAAGGTGGAGGCCTCTCACCACCTGCTGCCATTAGGCTACAGGAGGCCCTGGGGCTCGAGGGCTGGGTTCCTGAAAGGTGGGCAGGACtccagccctggggtgggggcagcctccAGGCACTCATCCCCTGGGCTTGGgaatcccaccccccacccccacctgaaGCAGGAAACCTGCACTTTGCACTGGAGGCTTGAGGTCCTGAGAAGATGTCAGTAGCGTGAGCCTTAGGGTACATGAAACCAACACTGAAAACCAGGGGCCCACTCCACCCGGTAGGACCGTGGACAAGTGGCCCCCAGGCCAACTGCCCACCCGTGCTCCCACTGGGTTCACATCTGGGCTGCAGCCGGGCCCCTGCAATTAGTCCCAAGGGTGGCCCCTGGACCTCAGACCTCCCAGCAGAGCCCACATCCACATCCCCACCTTCGAGGCGCCCTACTCTGTTCCTCGGCGTCGCTCTCTTTGAAATGAGGACATTAAGAGTCTCTCCTACACAGAGATGTGAACGTGCATAGGACACATGGCGGGCAAGGGGAGGCTCAGAAGATGAAAATTATTATCAAGTTATTATTACCAAGGAGATTATCTTGTCTCTCCTCCTAGAGGGTGACGGTCGGGGGCAGGGGTCGTCACGATTTCACAAGGAGTCTTCCCGAGGACCAGCAcgcactcccccacccccacgcttGTGTCCAAGCagcgctgccccccccccccccgcccccggcggcagctttccctctcctaggcctctccccaccctgcagcACCCCCGACGAGGGTCCTGGCCTCCTCCCTGAGCCCCCGGCCTgctctcatttctcttccttgtaGCTCCAGTCATCACCGAGtctttaatccccattttacagatgtggcaACAGAGGctctgttgggggtggggtgggggggggggcgaagtCTCTAGCTCCAGGTCGCTGGGCTATGGGACAGGAGTGAAACTCCGAGCCCGGAAGGGCAGGCCCGTCCTAGATGCCGGGAGAGCTGGTGAAGGGGTCCCGGACCCGGCTCGGGTCCCTCCAGCCCGCCCTGACGGAGGTCtaaagccctcccctccccctcggaTGCTCCCAGTCCCTCCCGCGCCCTCGGCGTCCTGTGCGCTCGGAGCCGCGGCGCGCACTTTGCCCACCGTCCCTaagcagggggcggggcctcccGCGAAGCTGTTCCCcttcccttttattatttattatcatttaaagGGGCCGTGACCTGAAAATTTCTGgccactctctccccctccccaacactcCTGGGCTGGCGGTGCGTCCTCGGACCGAGCGCGGGGGTCGAGGGGGCGtccgggaagggggagggggcctcACGAGACCCCTCCCCGCGTCCCGGGCCGCAGCGCTGAATCACCGGCGAGGTATTTGCATCTGAGAGCGATTTGTCACCCGGTGATTTGTCTGCGGGGCGGTGAGCGCgccggcggggggaggggaggggcgggggaggccgCGCGCGGGGAGACTCTTACCAATCGGGTCGGATGGGGGTGTAGACGCGGACTCGGCGGGCGGCTCGGTGAGTCGGCGCGCGGCACAAACCCGGCGGCGGCCGGGAGCCAGCAGCGCGCAGCTCGCGGCCCGGGCCGGAGGCCAGGCGCGGCCGGGGCAGGGCCGGACGCCAGGCGCAGGGCATGCGCCCCCCGAGCGGGCCCTGCGCGGTGAGGCGGGGGGGAGGCTGGCCTTTTAAGTTGCGGGTTCCGGTCCCGGGTGGGCGCAGTGCGCCCGGGAAGCCAGTGAGGGGGGTCTCCAAAGTTGGGCAGGCACAAGGGTGGGGGCCCAGGACCGGGAAGGCGACTCCGGTGGGTCCGAGTTGGGGTGGTTTTCTCCGCGACCCCCCTCGGAGACCTCACCCCCTACCACATTGCGCTAGGGCCGTCGGGGGTCCCGAGTGagcgccgccccccaccccccagcggAAGGAAATGGTCTCTAGGCGCGCGCGGGGGGCTGCGCTCCGGGttcttatctcatttttttttctccccggAATCGGGTGCTTTATTCCCGACCCCCGAGCGGAGTGGGAACGCCGGGTGGGGAGGGCAGTTCCCTAGCGACCCTCGCCAGCTTGGAGGGCTTACTTATAAAGTGTCGGCTCCGGAGCTGAAAGGGACCCCTGgaggaggaccccccccccccatgcccacGCCCGGGCGTGGGTTCGGCCGGGCAGCCAGCGCTCTGGCGGGGATCCCCGGGAAAAGCCCCCCCGCCTCGGTCAGTGCCCCCCAGACACAAAAGCGGGCGCAGGAAGCGCGGGGAGCGCGCGTTTGTCAACTCCAACGTTCGGCGTCCGACCCCAGGCGGCGGATTTGTCAATAATCTTCCGTTTTTAGTCGCCCGGGCCGGAGgggttgcccccccccccccatgcaaaTCGGTCGCTTTCCAAGAAGCCTTTGAAATCCGGACTGGGGTTTTTGTcgtcttatttcttctctttcttcggtttttcttttctcacttcctcCGGGCCGCCCCACTCCCGACTCTCctagccccctccccagctttctgccccaccccaccccctcttcctttCGTGGAGTGAGGGGCCCCTTTCGCCACCCGCGGGCCCCAGCCTTGCACAACTCTTTAAATAACCGTGTTTTGCAAGGCCCCGGCCCAAGCGGGTGACCTCTCTCTCCGGGAGGCAttggggggagggtgtggccCAGGATCCCTCTGGCCCCCTAGTCAGGTTCCAGCGACCACCcagcacacccccacccctgcctggtcCTTGCCTGGGAATGCCTCTCTCTTAGGGTTGTCATAAAGTGGGGGGTAGGGGCCGAGGACAAAGGGCTCTTGGGGGAGGGGTCTGGAGGGGGTGGGCGTCGCCAGCTTAGGGTTAATGGCGGCCATGGGGGCCCCAGGCAAGGCCCAGGGGAGCTCTGGGgttcccacctgccccctccaccaaCCCCAACGTGGAGgcctgccctgctcccctcccccactgggcgACCCGGAAGGGTCATTAAACCCAGCAGGCCcgggggtgggaggctggggggggggggggagtggcttcctctggcctcttccttctgccccccAAAGAGGAGGGGGGTGTTGCCTGGAGCGTTTCCGTAGGGAGGGGGGGCTTGTCTTGAAGTTGTcaaatgtgggggaggggtagtggACCAGACTAGACACTGGGCGTGAAATGTCCCCTCTGCACTTCTTAGGGCTGGTGGGGGGGTGACCACCAGTCCCTGGAGGGGTGGAGAGTGGGGGGCTGGGTGCTACTTCGCTGCCCCTAAGGACACTATACTGGTCACCCTCTCGCACTGTGGCCTCTGAGAGGGTCTTTGTGCCCTGAGACCCCGTCCCTACTGGATACCAAGGTCCTTTGGGGACATGACCCTCTCCCATTTCCCACAGGGGtcacccaccgccccccccctcccccccgcctcacTGCCCTTTCACCTATCCAGATGGAAGCAGCAGGGGGTctggggagaaagcagagggcCACTGGGTCCCTGTGGctctgcagggcccctcccctgACTGGGTGTGTTGAGGGGGGGTCTATACTGCAAGACTCCCCTGAGTGGGTTCAGGCTCGGATTAGCAGGTCACTCTGGGAGTTGGGAAGGTGGCCAGCCTGGGGAATGGGTGTGAGCTAGCTAGCGACCAGGAGCCTCTGCCCTCCGGCCCCTTCTGTGTGTGGGTCCCTGTCTGCCCCCGGAGTGGCTTGGGGGTTCATTTGCTGGGTTAGGGGCagtctcctgtcccctccccccatctcccgTCCCCCTTCCCCATGATGTGACATCTGTGTTGTCACTACTGGGCCTGTTGGCTTCTGCCCGGTTTGTTTTACTGGCGGTCTGGGCGGGTGGGGGTGTGGCCtgggcttggtgggggggggagctgggGTGGGACCTGCGTTCTTCTGTTTGGTGAGGCCTAGCAATGCCAGGTTCCGGGTGTCCCTGCCTGAGACCTGGGCAATTAGGGTTGGTGGTGGTTTGAGGAGACCCCAGACTGGGGCACAGCTCCTTGCCTTCTGGGGGCGTTGGCCCCATTTGGGGTCCCAAAGGGCAGGAGGACTCCCCTGCAGAGATCACGTGGGGTGGTGAGGGAGGCTCTGATGTCACTCAGAtcctggttcaaatcccagccttgCCGGGAACGTGCTGTGTGTCCTCCAACAGGGcatctcctggcctcagtttttctcatccGTAACATGGGGACCATCCAGCGCCTCCTTCCCTAACACGACATGGTGCCTGCCGTGTGCCTGCCTTTACCGTCACACACTTGCTTCGTCCCTGCTTGAGCACAGAGGTGGGCGCTGTCAGGACACCAtcttgcagatggggaaactgaggcctagagaggtcaAGGCTGAGGAATGGGATGGGAGCGTGAGTGAGGAGGGTGATCACAGGACCGGTATACAGGAAGCCCTCGGTCTGGGCCAGCCACAGTCTTGGTTGGCCTGAGTggaggggggtggtgcctggAGCCATCTGGACGGGGCTGCACCAGCAGGGGTCCAAGCAGCACCCGGAGCTCGGAACCAGAACCCGGAACCCATCTGGACTCTGGTGCCTGGTAGCTGGCTGTGGCCAATCGGAGGCCGGGAATGCCCCGTCCCCCTGCTGTGTTTATGAAGCAATAATCCAAGGTCTTCCCCAGGAGGTGGGGTCAGGAACCGCATGTTTCTTTGTGGCCCAGACTGGTGGGGGCCACCTTCAGACCCTCAGGAGTTCAGTGCAGGGTGACCCCCGCTTCCCAGCCTCCCGGAGGGCAGACAGAGTGGGGGCGGATGGGGAGAGCACCATCTACCACCTCCAGGGAGGCCTCCAGGTCTGCACCCGGATGGGAATGGTTGGGAGAGATTTTCCCAGAGGCCTTTGCGGTCTGACCTCAATCGGGAGGATGGGGCCGAGGAGCCCTGGAGTGTGGTCTGACGGTCTCTCCTGCCGCCCCCAGGTCTCTGCAAACCCGTGAATGAGCCAGACACCAGCCGCCGTTGCCCGGTGCCTGGCGTGAGAAGGAGGCACCGCTGGCATGCCCTCAGCCTGAGCACggcggcccccgcccccaccccccgccaccctgCACTGTCCCGGCTCCCCTGAGGCCCCCACACTGCAGTGCGGCCAGGCCCCCTCCCCGCAGGGGCCGCCCCTGCCGCCCACGTCTGGTGCCCGGGGCGGCCCGGCCCGCAGGGCCATGAAGCTGCAGGCGGTGATGGAGACACTCCTGCAGCGGCAGCAGCGGGCACGCCAGGAGCTGGAGGCCCGGCAGCCCCCACCGCCCCTGCCGCCGGAGCTGCCTGCCGGCCCCCCGGCCCGGGCCAGGGCTGCCCCGGACGAggacagagagccagagaaggCCCGGATGCAGCGGGCCCAGATGGCCGCGCTGGCCGCCATGCGGGCCGCTGCTGCGGGCCTCGGACACCCGCCCAGCCCCGGCGGCTCTGAGGACGGGCCCCCCGGCCTGGAGGACGAGGACACGGCCCGGGAAGGGGCGCCAGGCTCACCTGCAGCCCCGGGCCGAGTCCGGGAGGCACCAGGACGTGCCGAAGGTGATGAGCACTTGGAGGACGCGGGCTCCGACGGCGACCTGTGAGTTGGGGGTCTGCGGGCTAGCCGCGAGCAAGCGGTGGGTGAGCGTTCGATGCGTACCAGGCggctctgggccctggggacacagctgCGCAGGCAGGACCAGACGCTGTCCTGCCGACTGCTGAGATCCGTGCTGTCCCTTAGAACCTTCTGGAGGACGGTGGACACGTACCAACCAGGATAGGAGCCACCGTTCCAATTGCGGGGGCCCTGAGTTTGTAGCTTTATGCCATCTTGATCTAAGGGCACTGACCACGTGTGGCCAGGAGCCCCGTGCCCGGCGAGGCTACAGCAGGTTCAGTGGCCCCGGGGGGAACCTGCACAGAACGGGTGCTGGCTGGCCCGCTGGTGCGTTCCGCCTGGATCGCGCGCAGGCCCCGAGCTGAGTGCTGGCAGGGCCCCGGGGGGACCCTTCTGGGAATACATTGAACGAGCAGAGAAACAGGGTGATTGTGGGCTGTGATAAGGAGTGCCGAGAAGACGAAGGATGGGGGTAGGGAGAGGTGTCTGGGGCTGGGAACAGCATGCctggcagaaggaacagcctGAGCAAAGGCCCTGCGGCAGGAACTGGCTGGGCGATCCTCCAGGCCCGCCAAGGAAGCCTGTGCAGCGAGTGCAGGAGGGGTTagcaggtggggctctgtgccgacgggaAACAAGACAGCGTAGGCTATGGCCCACGCCCCTCCCAGCACCTGCAATGGGGTGACGGCTGCTCTTctgtgcagagagagggaaatcgAGGCTCTGGCGAGGAGCAGACCCTGCCCTGGGGCTGCAGTGAGCTGGCGCCATCTCCCCTGAcctgtgccctctgcctgccccAGGAAGCcaaagtgggaggaggaggaggaggaggaggagctggaggaagagctggacgaggaggaggacgaggaggaggaggacgaggaggaggacgaggacgaggaggcGGAGTACGAGGacgaggaggggctggggccccCGGGCTCTTCCGGCCTGGGTCCCGCGGCTCTCATCCCCCGCAGGGCCCCGCCGTCCCAGGCTTTCCGGGGTGACGGCGGGCCCCGGGTGCTGGGCAGCCAGGAGCGCCCAGGGGCTGGCCTGGCCCACGCTGGAGGGGCCGCCCACGTGGCGCCCCAGCTGCAGCCGCCGGACCACGGGGACTGGACGTACGAGGAGCAGTTCAAGCAGGTGGGTCGCGCGTCGTGACGGGGGCCTCGGGGCGGGCGGCACCCAGCTGCACGCTGGGAGCCCTGCAGAACGCCCCGCCGAGATGGGGGCCGTGGGTGGGACCGGCCGGCCGTGGAATGCGCGGATGTGGGGGAGGGAGCAAAGCCAGGAGAGAGAAGCGTGGGGGCTGCTCGGGCACGGAGTGTGTACCAGGAGGACCCGCAGAGAGACAGCAAGGAAAGGGGCCCAGGCAGAGGCCACGCGACCCGACCGGGCTCGGCCTGGGTTGTGCGTTCGGGGCGAGGCCCAGCGGATGGACGTgtgggcagagaggtgggggctggggcatACGGGCCGGAGGCCTTGCCGGTCAGCGTGGAGTCTGGCGTGTCGAGGCCACAGCCGTTGGTTGAGCCGGGGGTGGCCACGTCGCTGTGGACTGCAGAGCGGCTCCCTGGGGCTAcagaggggcggggaggaagcAGGGCCGTCCTGGTGCCTTCCCTGCGGGCGGCCGGGGCAGAGGAAGTGGCCGGGCGGGGGACCCTTTGAAGTTGGGCCGAGCTGGGCTGGGCAGATGGAAACCAGATGGCGTCCGGCCGGGCTCACATTCCAGTCCGTGGCCAGCTGGGCCCTGCCCCGACCTCCAGGAGTGGCCGGCGGGGGACCTGGCGTTCCCCGGCCCAGGGCCTGAGCCTCGAAGGGCTCCACTGGACAGGCCAGCGTGTGAGAGCCGGGAGGTGGCTACGAGTGGCCTCCCAGAATTGGCTGTGGGCCCCTCTTGGCGGAGCTCTGGAGGAATGGACCAGGAACTGGCCTCCGGGGACGAGGGCATGGGCTCCAGCCTCTCTTGGGGAAGAGCGATGTGCATCCTGCAGTCCTCCGAGACCTGCCTCAGGCAGAGACAGGACCCGTAAAGTAGAGGACCTGAGATCGGACACGTGCTGAGGGGGACAGGCCAGGAGctatgaggaggggaggggtgtagAGGGGGGACggtgccccccacacccccttcctGCTGGAGGCTCCACCCCGGCGTGTGGACGTGAGCCTGCTCCCTGCCTCAGTGTCTCTCCCCTTCAGAAGGAGACACCAGCGGGCTGGGTTCCTGCCTGTCCCGTTTtgcaggtgggaaaactgagccACAGTGTTGCTCTTAACGTCCTCTGGGTCCAAAATAACACAAATGGGCACAGCGTGGGcaagttatatttatttgttcacgGAATATTTACAGAGAGCTCCAGGCTCGGGGGCTGGAGAGCTGGATAGATGCACCCAGCATTATAGGGTCATGGCCAGGCCCAAAGGGAGACTCAAGGCCACACAGTCCTTGTGAGGTCAGAGTTTGACAGGACCCCTaacctcccacccctgctcagtGGCCTCAGCCCCTGGGGCTCAACACTGACTGGAGGCAGGTCACAGGCTCAGACCCCAAAGCCCCCGGGCGTGTCAGGAACAAAGGGCCACGGTAGCCACCCGCACTTGTCTGGAACACGATGGTGATATTTCAGGGATGCCCAGGGGTGGGGAAACCGAAGCCAGAGGGGGTCAGGGAACCCCAAGCCACGTGCATGTGGTCAGTGTCAGGGTCATACTGAGCCCCTACAGACAGAGCCCCCGTGCTGTGGTGTGGAGGTCCGTATACCAGGAAACACTGAAACTGCTGAGGCGGTCAGGGGGGGACAGGGGGGGACGTGGGGGGCCAGGTGGGAGAAGCCTCTCGGGCTGTGCCGTGAGGGTCAGGTGCATGCACACCGAGGGATGGTGCACCTGGCGGAGAAGACGGCTTGGGCAAAGGCTCTGAGGCGGGACCCAGACTGGCTCGTGTGTGGAGGCCAGATGCTGCCAGGCTGGGCCCCGCAGGAGACGGAATCAGGTCCCCGGGCAATGGGGCTGCGGGAGGTGcgggccggggggaggggagggcctctCTGCAGCACGGGGACTCGTTCCCGCCCGGCCGCGGCAGGTCCAGCTGGCCGAGCACCTGTGTCGCCGGTGTCGGCACTGTCCTGGGCCATGTTGACTCTGGCGCCTGCCCCACAGCCTTCCTGGCACGTGGCAGCCGGGCCGGCCGGCCGCCCACTTggcactgtctctgcctcttcctccccagtCTTGGCAGGGCCTGGGCCGACTTCCCCTACGAACCCTCGATAGCCGTGAAGTTCCGGGTGGCTGCAGGTCCCGGGGCGGCCAGGGCGGGGAGGGACCCGGAGCAGCAGGCTCGTGGCCACGGAACCTTCCCTTGAATCACTGGGGCCTCCCCGCTGTAGGGCCCTGGGAACACGCGGGGACGGGGCCCACACGCCTGGAGTCCATGGCCAGGATCGGGCAGCTGCAGCAGCCATTAGGATCTTAGGCTCCTGGCATCACACGTGGCATCCTGGTGGCTTCCTGTCCCCAACACAGTGTGCCTGGGCTCTAGAAAGTGGCATTGCAGGATTTTaaaccagactttttttttttttttttttttttaaaccctgcctcccctccagcagacTTTTAACCTCAAATCTTTGGCTGCTTAAGGATCGGGATCCCTGGTCTCAGCTCCTCAAACGTGGGGACTGTTttcaacagctttattgatatCAAGTCTCATAGCACGTGATTCACCCAAAGTGTGCGACTCAGTGGCTCCTAGCGTCTTCACGGAGTTATGCGTCTATCACCCGTCTATTTTAGAACATTCTGGTCAcctcaaaaatgaacttttgtaAATGCATCTTTTAGTCCTtatgcccccaccccctctcccagcccctcccccaccagcccccttCCTGTGCCTGGATGAGCCTGTTCTGGACGTTTCACACACGTGGGCCCACACCCCGTGTGGACTCTCGCGTCTGGTTCCGTCTCTGAGCGTCGTGTGTTCAGGGTCCGACCGCGGGGCGGCGGGTGTGCGCGCCTCACTTCTGCGGCCGAGGGACGTGCGCGTGCGTGGTGGATGCACCTGAGGGGCGTGCACGCGCACGGCGGACACGTTCAACTGTGGGTGTGCGCGTGCGCGGTAGACATGGTTTCCCCCCCTGTGGACGTGCGCGTGCGCAGTGGACACACCGGAGTGGCGTGCGCCGTGGATGTGTTCGTCTGCAGATGTGCGCGTGCTCGGTGGACGCGGTCATCTGTGGGTGTGCGCGTGCGCAGTGGGTGCACCGTGTGTCTGCCCTCACCTGTGGATGGCGTTGCTCACACCTTGGGCTTTTGTGAGTCGTGCTGCTGTGAGCACGTGTGCGCgttttgtgtggatgtgtgttttTAGCCCTCGTGGGCACAACCCCAGGAGTGGGATCGCTGGGTCAGGCGGTAACTCTGTCTGACCTTTCGAGGACCCGTTGACCGCTTCCCCCACAGCGGCACCACCGTTTTCCTCCCCATGGCCGCACGAGGCTCTGGCCTCCCCAcgtcctcaccagcacttgtgaTCACCAGCGATTACGGCTTTGGCGCCCAAGTCAAGGTGGGGTGAGGTCTCACTGTGGTTTGGGTTGGTGTTAAACGTAGGGGTGTCTTCCCCCCGCTTTTCAAGGTGATGTCCTTCCGCTGCCTACCCTGTACAGGTAGGGTGACAGCTCCGGCTGGCACGTCACCTAACCGTGCAGGAAGCTGATGGGCCTCTCACCGGGGTCCCCTGCACACACCGTGGATCCTGCCGGGGAGGGCACTTGAGTGCTGGACCTGTTTTTCTGACGGAGATTGGCGTGGGGTGGCTGGGTCGACCGCCCAGTGCCACGGATGAGGTGTCTGCGCTGGGACCGGACTCCAGGGTGCGCTGGAGGGGCGGGGGCGAGCCCTGCCTCGGCTTTGGGGCTCTGGGGACCCCTGGGCCTCTGTCCCCTTTGTCTGCAGTGGAGGCGATGGGTCCAGGGCCTCACATCAGGTGTCAGGACCTGGGGCCTGGACACACACGGGCACTTAGGTGGGAAGGGCCACCTGCTGcctcaggctccaggccccaggggCCTCTGTGTCCTCTCTGGGGACCCTGCCCAGGCCTCCTGGGATCCATTTTATGCCTGTGGGTGTCCTGCTTCCCTACAGCAGGCCCGGCCCAACGCAGAGTGAGGCTGGGGtcgcatttcattttttttctggcccTTTCATCTCGCTTaggttttttttctggtttttgtttttttcctagttaCAGAAGATACGCGGCTGCTTTTTTAACTCCATTTTCGATTCCAGAACTAACACGGATACCATTCTcgtg
It includes:
- the LOC102899473 gene encoding basic proline-rich protein-like, which encodes MAAINPKLATPTPSRPLPQEPFVLGPYPPLYDNPKREAFPGKDQAGGVRSPRGVAEKTTPTRTHRSRLPGPGPPPLCLPNFGDPPHWLPGRTAPTRDRNPQLKRPASPPPHRAGPARGAHALRLASGPAPAAPGLRPGPRAARCWLPAAAGFVPRADSPSRPPSPRLHPHPTRLDFWRLSIQRWRGTIHRLDFQNKQARTGVLGPVETTQPCFPSLAPGSRVALALQAGVHENAISTTFKFLIDKTEETKVPATQEVHDAARLTHSASGRRWAGVWCC